CCCGGCTCTTGCGGCGGGGGCTGCGGGACGTCGTCGCGGAGACGGGCTCCGTGGGGGGCACGTATCCGCTGCCCGCCTTCCTGCCCACGCTGCGCATCGACTACGTGCTGGCGTGTGACTCCTTCACGCCCGTGGCCAGCCGCGTGCTGCGCGTGGATGTCTCCGACCACTACCCCGTGGTGGCGGACCTGCGGCTGAAGCTGGACGCGGTGGCGAAGCGCGACGGGCCGGCGGTGGCGGAGTCCGACGCCGCTGGGCGCATCACCGGCGCCGCGCCTTGAGCCTGGCGCGGGCCGGAGTGGACCTCAGCCCACGTTGAAGCGGTAGAGGACCTCGTTGTCGTTCCGGGTGAAGCCCTTGAGCACCTGGTGCTCGAGGTTCTGCGCGCCCAGGTACGCCAGGCCGCCGTGGGCGAAGCCCATCACCGACAGCTCGAAGTACGGGTGCGGCTTGGGAACGTTCGTGATGTGCAGGTCGGTGTGGCCCTGACCGGGAATCACGTTGAGGTCGCCCTCGGTGAAGTAGCCCTTCCAGATGCCGGGGGTGAAGAGGAGGAAGCGCCGGAAGTCGCCCTGGCTGAACATCGCCTTGAGCTGGCCCTGGCCCAGCGCGTACTCGGCGGACTTCACGCCGAACTGCCACCAGGCGTTCAGGTCGTTGTTGTAGAAGCGCGCCAGCAACTCGTCGTTGAGCCGGAGGAACGCGTCCGCGGGCATGCGCGACACCGGCATCACGGGCCTGGCGAAGAAGGGCTCCTTGGCCGCGAACTCGGTGAGGAACGCCTTCCAGGCCGCTTCCCCGTGGGTCTGCACCATCAACTGTTGCCGGGCCAGGAAGGCGACGCCTTTGACTTCCATCTGCATCCTCCACGGGGCGCGACGTGCGCCACGTCTGGGGTGGGGTGGTGGGTCTTCAATCGAGCTGAAGCCCGCAGTCGCTACAGGCGCCTTCCACCAGCGGCGCGGCGGTGCCACAGGCGGGGCAGGGGAGCTCGCCGTCCTCCGTGATGGGGGCGCCGCCCACGGGCGCCAGTCCTTCGCGCTCCATGCTGTCCGCCCAGCGCTGATGGAGCAGGGCGGCCACGCGCGGGCCGTCCTCGGGGCGCACCAGCACCTGGAACTTCGGGCTGCACCCGGGCTTGGCGCACGCCTCGCGGTGGACGAGCGCGGGGACGTCCGCGTCCAGGCAGGCGTCCACCAGGCGCCGTGCATCCATCAGCGCCATCTCCGCGCAGGGGACCAACTCCACGTCCGACAGGGCCTTCGTCACGTCTTCCGGTGTCATCACCCGGGTGATTGGAGCGCACCGCGAGGGGCCGCGTCCAGCCCGCGCGAGGCGGGCGTGTCTGCCAGCCGAATCACGCGATGCGCCATGTCGTGGTGTCCTCGGCGCGTCACGCTCCGTTGCTGGAGAACAGGGGGCTTCGGATTGCGCCGTGGCTCGGGCGCTACTTCGGGCTACCCTGCGGCGCGTGCCGCTCATCGCGCCTGGACATCGAACCGAACGTGTCGCCCGAGCGCTGCTGATTGGGGCGGGGGTGCTGACGTGTGGTGTCTTCGGGCTCGCCTGGGTGGTGGACCGCTTCGGGCAGCGTGAGGGCGCGGCGCCCGCGGATGCGCTGGTGGTCCTGGGGGCGCGTGTGCTCCCGGGCGGTGTGCCTTCCGGTGCGCTGCGGGCGCGCACGGAGCACGCGGTGGCGCTGTATCGCCGTGGGGTGGCACCTCGGCTGGTCTTCTCCGGCGGCGTGGGCGTGAATCCGCCATCCGAAGCGCGGGCCATGCTTCAGCTCGCCACGCGGATGGGCGTGCCCGCCGAGGCGTGTGTGCTCGAGGAGGGCAGTCACTCCACGGATGACAACGCGCGGCTCACGTCGGTGCTGCTTCGCGAGCTGGGCGCGCGGCGTGTCGTGGTGGTGTCCGACCCGTACCACCTGATGCGCGCGCGCAACTACTTCCGGCTGTACGGCCATGAAGTGGCCACCAGTCCGGCGCTGGAGACCGAGCGCAACCTCGACACGATGGACCGCATCTACTGGACGGTGCGAGAAGCCGTCGCGCTGCTCGTGCATCCGCGTGTGTTGCTGGCGCGCGCGCCTACTTCTCCGGCACCGTGAGCGCGCGCAGCTCGCGGCCTCCGCCGGGAAGCGCGACGCGGAGCAGCACCCTCTGTCCCGGCTTCGTCTTCCGCAGCGCGCGCACCACGTCCTGCGCACCGCGCACGGGTTGGTTCGCGGCCTCCACCACCACCATGCCGGGAAGCATCCCCGCGTGTTCCGCCATGGAGGCTGGCGCCACCTCCGTCACCAGCGCGCCCGTCTCGGGCAGCTCCTCCGACTCCGCGAGCCGTGGGTCCATGTCCATCACGCTCAACCCCACGCGATGCTCCGCGGGGCGCTTCGCGTCGTCCGGGGGCTTGTTCGCGGCGACGCCCTCCAGGTCAGGCCGTTTGCCCAGGGTCGCCTTCACGTCGTGCTTCTTCGCGTCCCGGTAGAGCGTCAACGAGAGCTCCGAACCCGGCGCCTTCATCGCGACCCACCGCGTGAGCGCTCGCGCCGAGTCGACGGGCTGCCCATCCACGGAGACAATGACGTCATCCTGCTGGAGCCCTGCCCTGGCGGCCGCGGTCTCCCGGGTGACGTCCGTGACGACCGCGCCTTCGCGCACCGGCGCACCCAACGCTTCACCCAGGTCCGGCGTCATGTCCTGCACCAGCAGCCCCAGCCAGCCTCGGGAGACGCTGCCCTTCTTCTCCAACTGCGGCAGCAGTGACTTGACGAGGTTGCTGGGCACCGCGAAGCCAATGCTCGAGCCCTCACCCGCGATGGCGGTGTTGATGCCCACCACCTCGCCGCGCAGGTTGAACAGCGGGCCGCCAGAGTTCCCTGGGTTGATGGCGGCATCCGTCTGGAGGAAATCATCGAAGGGGCCCGCCTCGATGTTCCGTTCCTTCGCGGAGAGGATGCCCAGGCTGGTGCTGGAGGCCAGGCCAAACGGATTGCCAATGGCCACCACCCAGTCCCCGACGCGCAGCGCGTCCGAGTCCCCCATGCGCACCACGGGAAGCGCCTTCGCGCCCTTCGGCAATTCGAGTTGGAGTATCGCCACGTCCGTGAGCGGGTCCGAGCCCAACACGCGGGCCTCCAGGTCGCGCCCGTCGGCGAGCTGCACCTGAATCTCCTCGGCGTCCGCCACCAGATGGTGGTTGGTGAGTACCCGGCCCGTGGCGTCGATGATGAACCCCGAGCCGATGCCCTCGCGCACGGGTGGGGCGAAGGGGACGGAGTCTTTGAACGGGGAGGGCGGAGCGTCATCAAAGGGCGAGCCCCCGAAAGGCGACCCATCGAAGGGGGAGCCTCCGAAGGGCGAGTCATCCCCCGGTGCGCCAAGAAAGGGCGATGCCCCTCCGCCATTCCTCGGTGCGCCAAGGAAGGGTGATGCCCCTCCGCCACCCCTCGGTGCGCCAAGAAAGGGCGACGGCCCGCCGCCACCCCTCGGTGCGTCTTCATCTTGCGGAGCGCCACCGAAGGGCGATGGCCCGTCGCCACCCCACGGCGTGCCGTCGTCTTGCGGTGAGTCACCAAAAGGCGATGCCCCTCCGCCACCCCATGGCGTGTCCTCGCCCTCCTCCCGCGCGGACGCGCCAATCCGGACCTCCACGTTGACGACCGCGGGACTCACGGAGGCCACCAGCGGTGCGACGGAGGCGAGCGCCAATGCACGTCCCGGGGGCAGCGCGGGCCCGGAGGGCTCGCTGGAGGAGGGTGCCTGCTCCGTGTAGGGCACCGACTCCGGCGGCGTCTCCTCCGCGTCCCTCCGGCAGGCCACCAGGCCCAGGAGTACTCCCACCGCCAGCCCGCGTGCGCGTCCCGTCATCGCCGTCCCCCTCCGGCAAGCTGCGACCGCCGTGCTCGTGAGGGTCCCTGCCCCCTCGGGCATGAGGCACGTCAGCTTGCTCGTCGGCGGGAGAGGCTTCGGAGCGCTCGGCTCGCCGTCAGGCTGAACGTTCGCGCGGCGTGGCCGGCGTCGGCGGGGCGTCGATGCGCTTCAGCAGCTTCTCCAGGATGGAGAAGAGGGCCTTGCGGTCTCCCGTGTCCAGGATGCCCAGGAACTGGCGCATGCCGGAGGAGACGAGGCGCTCGAGCCGCTGCCAGGTCGCCTGCCCATCCTCCGTGAGGCGGCAGTGGACGACGCGCCGGTCGGTCGCGCTGCGCTCGCGAGCGAGGTGTCCCTGGCGTTCGAGCCGGTCCACCACACCCGTCACCGTCTTCTCGGTGACGCCCAGTCTGCGCGCGAGGTCGCCCATGGTGAGCGCGCCGTCCCGGCCGAGCCACAGGATGGCGTGGACCTGGGGTGGCGTGAACTGGAGCTGCTCGCACATGCTGGCGATGGGGTCACGGAGCGAACGGCGCCGGCCCAACGCGAGGAGCAGGCCTTGGAGCTTCTCCAGGTCCTCGGAGACGTCATCATCCTCTTTGTGGAATTTCCGTGACACGGAGTATCCCATAGCGGCCCCGCCAGAGCGGGTCAATCTGTTGTCTGGACGTCCGCAGACCTGACGACAATGCGGCGCGGATTGTCGGGATATGCGAGGAGCTACGCCATGCGTCATCTGACCCTGCTCTGTGCCGTCGTCACGTTGTTGGCGGGCTCGCTCGCTCGGGCCGACAAGGCGCTGGTGTTCGCGGCCGTGAGCACCACCGACGCGCTCCAGGAGTTGGCTCCGGCCTTCACGAAGGCCACGGGGCACACGGTGGAATTCTCGCTGGGGGCCTCCAGTGACCTGGCGCGTCAGGTCATCGCGGGGGCCCCGGCGGATGTCTTCCTCTCCGCGGACGAAGCGCAGATGGATGCGGTGGAGAAGGCGGGGCTCATCGCGCCAGCGACCCGCGTGGACCTGTTGTCCAACCGGCTGGTGGTGGTGGTGCCGGCGGATGCGAAGACGAAGCTGTCCACACCCTCCGCGTTGCGAGGGCTCAAGCGGCTGTCGCTGGCGGACCCGGAGGCGGTGCCCGCGGGCGTGTACGCGAAGGCCTGGCTGGTGAAGGTGGGGCTCTGGAAGGAGCTGGCGCCGAAGGTCATCCCGGCGTTGGACGTGCGCGCGGCGCTGGCGGCGGTGGAGACGGGGCGCGTGGACGCGGGCGTGGTGTATTCCACGGACGCGGCGCATTCGAAGCGCGTGCGCGTGGCCTTCCAGGTGCCCGAGCAAGACGTGCCGCGCATCGCGTATCCCGCCGCCGTGCTGACGCGCGGTGACGCGACGGAGGCGGGCCGCGCCTTCGTGCGCTTCCTTCAGTCCGACGCGGCCCGGAAGGTCTTCGCGCGGCATGGCTTCGGTACTCCCGCCGTGGCGCCGGGGACGCGGGCTCCTTGATGGAGGGCGTCACCGAGCTGGTGCTGTTCACGGTGTGGGTGGCGGTGCTGGCCACGCTGCTCATCCTTCCGTTCGGTGTGGCGGCGGCGTACGCCCTGGCGCGGTGGGACGGTCCAGGCAAGGGCGTGGTGGAGACGGTGCT
This genomic window from Myxococcus hansupus contains:
- a CDS encoding YdcF family protein, yielding MLTCGVFGLAWVVDRFGQREGAAPADALVVLGARVLPGGVPSGALRARTEHAVALYRRGVAPRLVFSGGVGVNPPSEARAMLQLATRMGVPAEACVLEEGSHSTDDNARLTSVLLRELGARRVVVVSDPYHLMRARNYFRLYGHEVATSPALETERNLDTMDRIYWTVREAVALLVHPRVLLARAPTSPAP
- a CDS encoding trypsin-like peptidase domain-containing protein; this translates as MTGRARGLAVGVLLGLVACRRDAEETPPESVPYTEQAPSSSEPSGPALPPGRALALASVAPLVASVSPAVVNVEVRIGASAREEGEDTPWGGGGASPFGDSPQDDGTPWGGDGPSPFGGAPQDEDAPRGGGGPSPFLGAPRGGGGASPFLGAPRNGGGASPFLGAPGDDSPFGGSPFDGSPFGGSPFDDAPPSPFKDSVPFAPPVREGIGSGFIIDATGRVLTNHHLVADAEEIQVQLADGRDLEARVLGSDPLTDVAILQLELPKGAKALPVVRMGDSDALRVGDWVVAIGNPFGLASSTSLGILSAKERNIEAGPFDDFLQTDAAINPGNSGGPLFNLRGEVVGINTAIAGEGSSIGFAVPSNLVKSLLPQLEKKGSVSRGWLGLLVQDMTPDLGEALGAPVREGAVVTDVTRETAAARAGLQQDDVIVSVDGQPVDSARALTRWVAMKAPGSELSLTLYRDAKKHDVKATLGKRPDLEGVAANKPPDDAKRPAEHRVGLSVMDMDPRLAESEELPETGALVTEVAPASMAEHAGMLPGMVVVEAANQPVRGAQDVVRALRKTKPGQRVLLRVALPGGGRELRALTVPEK
- a CDS encoding MarR family winged helix-turn-helix transcriptional regulator, whose product is MGYSVSRKFHKEDDDVSEDLEKLQGLLLALGRRRSLRDPIASMCEQLQFTPPQVHAILWLGRDGALTMGDLARRLGVTEKTVTGVVDRLERQGHLARERSATDRRVVHCRLTEDGQATWQRLERLVSSGMRQFLGILDTGDRKALFSILEKLLKRIDAPPTPATPRERSA
- the modA gene encoding molybdate ABC transporter substrate-binding protein — encoded protein: MRHLTLLCAVVTLLAGSLARADKALVFAAVSTTDALQELAPAFTKATGHTVEFSLGASSDLARQVIAGAPADVFLSADEAQMDAVEKAGLIAPATRVDLLSNRLVVVVPADAKTKLSTPSALRGLKRLSLADPEAVPAGVYAKAWLVKVGLWKELAPKVIPALDVRAALAAVETGRVDAGVVYSTDAAHSKRVRVAFQVPEQDVPRIAYPAAVLTRGDATEAGRAFVRFLQSDAARKVFARHGFGTPAVAPGTRAP